A section of the Gloeobacter violaceus PCC 7421 genome encodes:
- the holA gene encoding DNA polymerase III subunit delta, which yields MPVHLYWGEDAYRRGQAVEQLRAAAVEPAWEAFNFGRYAGEALIDALNQAASAPFGGGGRLVWVEEARIFSHCPEGELAELARTLPHLHPNGHLLFTLQGKPDGRLKSTKLVAKVGEVREFSLIPPWQEAKLKAQVQQMAQERKVTLSAPALQLLTEAVGNDTRRLDNELEKLALFAQGRSVDAEAVGALVATTAHTSFQLAAALLAGEAATALRVLDELLRRNEPALRIQAVLVNQFRTWLWVRVLIEAGERDAQAIAAAAEIANPGRVYFLQKEVERTSAERLGRVLPILLGLEVALKSGRPERAALESAVLHIVNALR from the coding sequence ATGCCGGTGCACCTCTATTGGGGAGAGGACGCCTACCGCCGCGGGCAGGCCGTCGAGCAACTGCGTGCCGCTGCGGTCGAGCCGGCCTGGGAGGCGTTCAACTTCGGGCGCTACGCGGGCGAGGCGCTCATCGATGCGCTCAACCAGGCGGCAAGTGCACCGTTTGGCGGCGGCGGGCGCCTCGTGTGGGTCGAAGAAGCGAGAATCTTCAGCCACTGTCCCGAGGGCGAGTTGGCCGAACTGGCCCGCACCTTGCCGCATCTCCATCCCAACGGCCATTTGCTGTTTACTTTGCAGGGCAAGCCCGACGGACGCCTCAAATCGACCAAGCTCGTGGCCAAAGTGGGCGAGGTGCGCGAATTTTCGCTCATCCCTCCCTGGCAGGAGGCGAAGCTCAAAGCCCAGGTGCAGCAGATGGCCCAGGAGCGCAAAGTCACCCTGAGCGCCCCGGCTTTGCAACTACTTACCGAGGCGGTCGGCAACGATACGCGCCGCCTCGACAACGAACTGGAGAAGCTCGCCCTTTTTGCCCAGGGCCGCTCCGTCGACGCCGAGGCGGTGGGTGCGCTGGTGGCCACTACCGCCCACACCAGTTTTCAATTGGCCGCCGCTTTGCTGGCCGGGGAAGCCGCCACTGCCCTGCGCGTACTCGACGAACTGCTGCGGCGCAACGAACCGGCCCTGCGCATCCAGGCGGTGCTGGTCAACCAGTTTCGGACCTGGTTGTGGGTACGGGTTCTCATCGAAGCGGGCGAGCGCGATGCCCAGGCCATCGCCGCCGCCGCCGAGATCGCCAATCCGGGGCGGGTCTATTTTTTGCAAAAAGAAGTGGAGCGCACCTCCGCGGAGCGCCTCGGACGGGTCCTGCCGATTTTGCTTGGACTGGAGGTGGCGCTCAAGAGCGGTCGCCCCGAGCGCGCCGCCCTCGAATCGGCGGTGTTGCACATCGTGAATGCCCTGCGCTAG
- a CDS encoding DUF3155 domain-containing protein yields MARRKRVNPRRLEGKRILDLVPRFGLECCEEKSVTAARRFIEANRIQPPAIVVVHRSERIQERYFWGFKGLFSAQYVEENHFTFPSLALLRAQLSGEAQGDSVA; encoded by the coding sequence TTGGCCAGACGCAAGCGCGTGAATCCCCGCCGCCTGGAGGGCAAGCGGATTCTCGATCTAGTTCCCCGGTTCGGGCTCGAATGCTGCGAAGAAAAATCGGTGACCGCCGCCCGGCGCTTTATCGAAGCCAACCGCATCCAACCGCCGGCTATCGTGGTTGTCCATCGCTCCGAGCGCATCCAGGAGCGATATTTTTGGGGTTTTAAGGGCCTATTTAGCGCCCAGTACGTCGAGGAAAACCATTTCACCTTTCCTTCGCTGGCGCTGTTGCGCGCTCAACTGAGCGGCGAAGCCCAGGGCGACTCGGTCGCCTGA